One segment of candidate division KSB1 bacterium DNA contains the following:
- a CDS encoding ABC transporter ATP-binding protein, protein MRIRIEHLTKIYEKGKRALNDVCLEIGSGMFGLLGPNGAGKTTLMRILATLIEPTAGEVWFNGLNLRRNRREIRAMTGYLPQEFHTFPNLRTWEFLDYVASLSGLTDSRKRREAVDEMLEKVGLYDARDRFCNRLSGGMKRRLGIAQALIGSPKVIIVDEPTTGLDPEERIRFRNLLADIAGGDVIIILSTHIVGDISSTCSDMALLHRGEVVFKGAPEKLVELARGHAWRLEVSDRELEDIKLRYPVIVTIPSERGWEVEVVAEELDSYAAEPVEPNLEHAYVYFMEYRLRETVTD, encoded by the coding sequence ATGCGCATCCGAATCGAGCATCTCACCAAGATTTATGAGAAGGGGAAGCGGGCGCTAAACGACGTCTGCCTGGAGATCGGCAGCGGCATGTTCGGGCTTCTGGGCCCCAATGGCGCGGGGAAGACGACGTTGATGCGCATCCTCGCAACCCTGATCGAGCCCACAGCGGGCGAGGTCTGGTTCAACGGCCTGAACCTGCGCAGGAACCGCCGTGAGATCCGCGCCATGACCGGTTATCTCCCGCAAGAGTTCCACACCTTTCCCAATCTTCGAACCTGGGAGTTCCTCGATTACGTGGCCAGCCTATCGGGACTCACGGATTCGAGGAAGCGTAGAGAGGCCGTGGACGAGATGCTCGAGAAAGTGGGCCTCTACGACGCCCGCGACCGCTTCTGCAATCGTCTCTCGGGCGGAATGAAGCGGCGCTTGGGTATCGCCCAGGCCCTCATCGGAAGTCCCAAGGTCATCATTGTGGATGAGCCGACCACCGGACTCGACCCCGAGGAGCGGATCCGCTTCCGCAATCTTCTCGCCGACATCGCCGGCGGCGACGTGATCATCATCCTGTCCACCCACATCGTCGGGGACATCTCCAGTACCTGCTCCGACATGGCCCTCCTGCACCGCGGAGAAGTCGTCTTCAAGGGAGCGCCCGAAAAGCTCGTCGAGCTTGCGCGCGGCCACGCCTGGCGCCTCGAGGTGTCCGATCGCGAGCTCGAGGACATCAAGCTTCGCTACCCCGTCATTGTGACCATCCCGTCCGAGCGTGGTTGGGAAGTGGAGGTTGTCGCGGAAGAACTGGATTCCTACGCGGCCGAGCCGGTGGAGCCCAACCTGGAACACGCCTATGTCTACTTCATGGAGTACCGGCTGCGTGAGACGGTCACGGATT